In Kitasatospora viridis, the following are encoded in one genomic region:
- a CDS encoding NUDIX hydrolase, which produces MTVTSAEFLTRLVSDAQRDGITGLVAAALVTDVDRILLVRRRPEDFMGGMWEIPSGKVEEGESILEALYRETAEETGLTIDSVHSYAGHFDYPNSRGGTTRQFTFAVTVEKAEPVVLTEHDAHQWALPGELPEVSEAVRELITG; this is translated from the coding sequence GTGACCGTTACCTCCGCCGAGTTCCTGACCCGCCTTGTCAGCGACGCCCAACGGGACGGCATCACCGGCCTCGTGGCCGCCGCCCTCGTCACCGATGTCGACCGGATCCTCCTGGTGCGGCGCAGGCCCGAGGACTTCATGGGCGGGATGTGGGAGATCCCGTCCGGCAAGGTGGAGGAGGGCGAGAGCATCCTGGAGGCCCTCTACCGCGAGACCGCCGAGGAGACCGGCCTGACCATCGACAGCGTGCACAGCTATGCCGGGCACTTCGACTACCCGAACAGTCGCGGTGGCACCACCAGGCAGTTCACCTTCGCTGTCACGGTCGAGAAGGCCGAACCTGTCGTCCTCACCGAGCACGACGCCCACCAGTGGGCCCTGCCCGGCGAACTACCCGAGGTGAGCGAAGCGGTCCGCGAGCTGATCACTGGTTGA
- a CDS encoding DegT/DnrJ/EryC1/StrS family aminotransferase has protein sequence MDATRAEIARHLTERFSLVPGLDVTPVPDGVVPSWYGLTLTYRPNKLGGLPIERFHQALLAEGAVEFDRPGSTRPLHELPLYQHPDLLFPGRPHHHRKYQPGAFPVAEHAYQHTIKLPAWHREQDLALAERYIRAAVKVSEHHKELL, from the coding sequence TTGGACGCAACCCGGGCGGAGATCGCCCGTCACCTCACCGAGCGGTTCAGCCTGGTACCCGGCCTGGACGTCACGCCGGTACCCGATGGGGTGGTCCCCTCCTGGTACGGATTGACCCTCACGTACCGGCCGAACAAGCTGGGCGGCTTGCCCATCGAGCGGTTCCACCAGGCTCTGCTCGCCGAGGGAGCAGTGGAGTTCGACCGGCCCGGATCCACCCGCCCCCTCCACGAACTGCCGCTCTACCAGCACCCCGACCTGCTGTTCCCGGGGCGTCCACACCATCATCGCAAGTACCAGCCCGGCGCCTTCCCGGTTGCCGAGCACGCCTACCAGCACACGATCAAGCTCCCGGCCTGGCATCGTGAGCAGGATCTCGCGCTGGCCGAGCGGTACATTCGCGCGGCCGTCAAGGTGAGCGAGCATCACAAGGAGCTACTGTGA
- a CDS encoding IS256 family transposase, with the protein MTAPDSLPFAALLEENLASASPDLLRAMVKTFAEAMMSADVDRACGGEYGRASEERVNSRNGYRNRDWDTRVGTVDLAIPRVRSGSYFPSWLLERRRRAEQALISVVATCYLLGVSTRRVEKLAESLGVTQLSKSQVSEMAKHLDERVAEFRNRPLDQGPYTFVWVDALTQKVREGGRVVNVHCLVAVGVNNEGQREVLGLDVATSEDGAGWLAFLRSLVARGLGGVKLVVSDAHAGLVDAVGATLPGASWQRCRTHYARNLLSQVPKSAQPWVATLLRTVFEQPDAGAVRRQMATVIAALDERFPKAAEHLERAREDLLAFAVFPRTVWKSIWSNNPQERLNKEIRRRTDVVGIFPDRTAIIRLVGAVLAEQSDEWAEQRRYIGSEILGRCRLHPIEGQDPDEAPATALTA; encoded by the coding sequence ATGACCGCACCTGACAGTCTGCCGTTCGCCGCCCTGCTGGAGGAGAACCTCGCTTCGGCGAGTCCGGACTTGTTGCGCGCGATGGTGAAGACCTTCGCCGAGGCGATGATGTCCGCCGATGTCGACCGGGCCTGCGGCGGCGAGTACGGCCGAGCGAGCGAAGAGCGTGTCAACTCCCGCAACGGATACCGCAATCGCGACTGGGACACCCGAGTGGGCACCGTCGACCTGGCGATCCCGCGCGTCCGCTCGGGCTCGTACTTCCCGAGCTGGCTGCTGGAGCGCCGGCGTCGCGCCGAGCAGGCACTGATCAGCGTGGTCGCCACCTGCTACCTGCTGGGCGTGTCGACCAGGCGGGTGGAGAAGCTGGCCGAAAGTCTGGGCGTCACCCAGCTGTCGAAGTCCCAAGTGTCGGAGATGGCAAAGCACTTGGACGAGCGGGTCGCCGAGTTCCGAAACCGCCCGCTCGACCAGGGCCCCTACACCTTCGTCTGGGTCGATGCCCTGACGCAGAAGGTCCGCGAGGGCGGCCGGGTCGTCAACGTCCACTGCCTCGTCGCGGTTGGCGTCAACAACGAGGGCCAGCGCGAGGTGCTCGGCCTGGACGTCGCCACCAGCGAGGACGGCGCCGGCTGGCTCGCGTTCCTGCGGTCCCTGGTTGCCCGCGGCCTGGGCGGAGTCAAGCTCGTCGTCAGCGATGCCCACGCCGGCCTGGTGGACGCCGTCGGTGCCACCCTGCCCGGGGCGTCCTGGCAGAGATGCCGGACCCATTACGCCCGAAACCTGCTCTCGCAGGTCCCGAAATCCGCCCAGCCCTGGGTCGCAACCCTGCTGCGGACCGTCTTCGAACAGCCCGACGCCGGCGCGGTCCGCCGGCAGATGGCCACCGTCATCGCCGCCCTCGACGAGCGATTCCCCAAAGCCGCAGAGCACTTGGAGCGAGCCCGCGAGGACCTGCTCGCGTTCGCGGTGTTCCCGCGAACGGTCTGGAAGTCCATCTGGTCGAACAACCCGCAAGAGCGCTTGAACAAGGAGATCCGGCGCCGCACCGACGTGGTCGGGATCTTCCCCGACCGCACCGCGATCATCCGCCTGGTCGGCGCCGTCCTGGCCGAGCAGAGCGACGAATGGGCCGAACAGCGGCGCTACATCGGCTCCGAGATCCTCGGCCGATGCCGCCTCCACCCGATCGAGGGACAAGACCCCGACGAGGCCCCCGCGACCGCACTCACCGCCTAA
- a CDS encoding Fic family protein, whose amino-acid sequence MSDDALATWCLIRQEVDWSSAAEVDLTPVHPAVDGLAAWFNGPVRLRNADRADRLLAAMTESRAAAACGEPLTPALLANWQKLVLGVEEVHLRRSDAYAKGGRERYGLTPHTWQDFAAYLRQSADPSLPLPARAARAYLDIAFFHPYSDGNARLALLVLAHVLDREGIRLDEVEPLQTTRYADDPDGALDLAALITILIHTTHNRSTTQCERNPAGADR is encoded by the coding sequence GTGAGCGATGACGCGCTGGCCACCTGGTGCCTCATCAGGCAGGAGGTCGACTGGTCCTCGGCCGCCGAAGTGGATCTGACCCCGGTGCATCCTGCCGTGGACGGACTCGCCGCGTGGTTCAACGGCCCGGTCCGCCTCCGCAACGCCGACCGGGCCGACCGCCTGCTCGCGGCGATGACCGAATCCCGGGCCGCGGCCGCCTGCGGCGAACCGCTCACCCCGGCGCTCCTGGCCAACTGGCAGAAGCTGGTCCTCGGCGTGGAGGAGGTCCACCTACGCCGGAGCGACGCCTACGCAAAGGGCGGCCGGGAACGCTATGGACTCACGCCGCACACCTGGCAGGACTTCGCCGCGTACCTGCGCCAGAGCGCCGATCCGTCGCTGCCCCTGCCGGCCCGCGCCGCCAGGGCGTACCTCGACATCGCCTTCTTTCACCCGTACTCGGACGGCAACGCCCGCCTGGCACTGCTAGTCCTCGCCCACGTCCTGGACCGGGAAGGCATACGCCTGGACGAAGTGGAACCGCTGCAGACAACGCGTTACGCAGACGACCCGGACGGTGCCCTCGACCTGGCAGCTCTGATCACCATACTGATCCACACCACTCACAACCGATCCACCACACAGTGCGAGAGGAATCCTGCCGGAGCCGACAGGTGA
- a CDS encoding ACP S-malonyltransferase — translation MSDPYGPTTPSKVVHLFPGQGDFSLSPLVRLLPDAGTLARSVAEVFEEADSVAAEFDVVPIGPRLLGARPPSAGGLAAEAPGTVQLALFGVSLAVHRALEADGCRADRLLAVSFGEIPALTAAGCCSVADGARLACRLGQLLTGHGGGMTLLAAGLSATRRLLDVGGAGAASVVVACVNHEAETVVSGPLDGLAVVERLAARAGVEARRLRLPFMSHHPELAREAGAFAHYARRLRLTAPSRPVHSVVAGRAYRPQDDLPRALSACLVRSFSLPAVLGAALSGAGPVVEAGTGGSLANSVRVIDPGRRASAPVAEGRWPGATADRTPPPACAPRAGGPPKRGPAAGPGPGRKRFPATTVTGRRA, via the coding sequence ATGTCCGACCCGTACGGTCCGACGACGCCGAGCAAGGTCGTCCACTTGTTCCCCGGGCAGGGGGACTTCAGTCTGAGCCCGCTGGTCCGGCTGCTCCCCGACGCGGGCACGCTGGCGCGTTCGGTCGCGGAGGTCTTCGAGGAGGCCGACAGCGTCGCCGCCGAGTTCGACGTGGTGCCGATCGGCCCCAGACTCCTCGGCGCCCGCCCGCCGAGCGCCGGAGGGCTGGCGGCCGAGGCGCCCGGAACCGTGCAACTCGCGCTGTTCGGTGTGTCGTTGGCGGTGCACCGGGCGCTGGAGGCGGACGGCTGCCGGGCGGACCGGCTGCTCGCGGTCAGCTTCGGCGAGATCCCCGCGCTGACGGCCGCCGGGTGCTGCTCGGTCGCCGACGGGGCCCGACTGGCTTGCCGGCTCGGGCAGTTGCTGACCGGCCACGGGGGCGGCATGACCCTGCTGGCGGCGGGGCTGTCCGCGACCCGGCGACTGCTCGACGTGGGCGGCGCGGGCGCGGCGTCGGTCGTGGTGGCGTGCGTCAACCACGAGGCGGAGACGGTGGTTTCGGGGCCGCTGGACGGGCTGGCCGTGGTCGAGCGACTCGCGGCGCGTGCCGGCGTCGAGGCGCGGCGGCTGCGGCTGCCGTTCATGAGCCACCACCCGGAGCTCGCCCGGGAGGCCGGTGCGTTCGCGCACTACGCCCGGCGGCTGCGGCTGACCGCGCCGAGCCGACCGGTCCACTCGGTGGTGGCCGGCCGGGCCTACCGGCCGCAGGACGACCTGCCGAGAGCGCTGTCGGCCTGCCTGGTCCGGTCGTTCAGCCTGCCGGCGGTGCTCGGCGCGGCGCTGTCCGGCGCCGGCCCGGTGGTCGAGGCGGGGACCGGCGGCTCGCTGGCGAACAGCGTGCGCGTGATCGATCCGGGTCGGCGCGCGTCCGCGCCGGTCGCGGAGGGACGGTGGCCCGGGGCGACCGCCGACCGTACGCCCCCGCCTGCCTGCGCGCCGCGCGCCGGCGGTCCGCCGAAGCGCGGCCCGGCCGCCGGCCCGGGGCCCGGCCGCAAGCGGTTCCCGGCAACGACGGTGACGGGGAGGCGGGCATGA
- a CDS encoding 3-oxoacyl-ACP synthase III family protein, whose translation MIGVIGTGTYLPAEIRDNRQVGAAAGVSAEWISERTGVIQRHAAAPDEAASDLAAAAVLAACEDAGIPPGRLDLLVLATSTPDELGPATACRVQALTGATRAVAFDVSAACSGWLFAAKVAHGWLASTPGARYAAVVGVEAYSKFVDPAHRGTAVLFADGAAATVLGPVPEPAGFHGFQLGSDGRGAHHVLIPAGGSRIPADAESLRRGLHHIHMDGRAVRDFIVETFPLLVDRALAEHGLDLKDIDAFITHQPNPLLLRTVAAGIGIPADRLHITGDRTGNIGAASAPYALADAAARGRLADGARVLVCVFGAGLTWGSALLTWSGAHSLTTAAAPDRASEPNGRNPR comes from the coding sequence ATGATCGGCGTCATCGGCACGGGTACCTACCTGCCCGCCGAAATCCGCGACAACAGACAGGTCGGCGCGGCCGCCGGCGTCTCGGCCGAGTGGATCAGCGAGCGCACCGGTGTGATCCAGCGTCACGCGGCGGCGCCGGACGAGGCCGCCTCCGACCTGGCCGCGGCCGCCGTGCTCGCCGCCTGCGAGGACGCCGGCATCCCGCCCGGGCGGCTGGACCTGCTGGTGCTGGCGACCTCCACGCCCGACGAACTGGGCCCGGCGACGGCCTGCCGGGTCCAGGCACTGACCGGGGCCACCAGGGCCGTCGCGTTCGACGTCAGTGCGGCCTGCTCCGGCTGGCTCTTCGCGGCCAAGGTCGCCCACGGCTGGCTCGCCAGCACCCCGGGGGCCCGGTACGCGGCCGTGGTCGGCGTCGAGGCCTACTCGAAGTTCGTCGACCCGGCCCACCGGGGCACCGCCGTGCTGTTCGCCGACGGAGCCGCCGCCACCGTGCTCGGCCCCGTCCCGGAGCCCGCCGGGTTCCACGGCTTCCAGCTCGGCTCGGACGGCCGCGGCGCCCACCACGTGCTGATCCCCGCCGGCGGCAGCCGCATCCCGGCCGACGCCGAGAGCCTGCGGCGCGGACTGCACCACATCCACATGGACGGCCGGGCCGTGCGCGACTTCATCGTCGAGACCTTCCCCCTGCTGGTGGACCGCGCGCTCGCCGAACACGGCCTCGACCTCAAGGACATCGACGCCTTCATCACCCACCAGCCCAACCCGCTGCTGCTGCGCACCGTCGCGGCCGGTATCGGCATACCGGCCGACCGGCTGCACATCACCGGCGACCGCACCGGCAACATCGGCGCGGCCTCCGCCCCCTACGCGCTGGCCGACGCGGCCGCCCGGGGGCGGCTGGCCGACGGCGCCCGGGTGCTGGTCTGTGTCTTCGGCGCCGGCCTGACCTGGGGCAGCGCCCTGCTCACCTGGAGCGGTGCGCACTCCCTGACCACTGCCGCAGCACCTGACAGAGCCTCAGAACCGAACGGGAGGAACCCGCGATGA
- a CDS encoding SDR family NAD(P)-dependent oxidoreductase: MTVLDRFRLDGRRALVTGASRGIGQAVAVALAQAGARLALSARTAPALKPTADLVGRYGDTPALVPGDLADTAQAVLVDQAADALGGLDIVVHCAGILPLNPDGSALLAPLQQLPQQAWDQVVAVNLNATAAICRHAHAHLARSEAASLVLLSSVAGVVGAPLMEAYAATKAAQVSLARSLAVGWARTGIRVNALCPGWVRTDMTADVQAVPALSDWLLAHVPMGRWADPEEVAAVALFLASPAAAFLTGQAVVLDGGLSVPDGGLAGIPKPPSPLPAP, translated from the coding sequence ATGACCGTGCTCGACCGCTTCCGCCTCGACGGCAGACGGGCCCTGGTGACCGGCGCCTCGCGCGGCATCGGCCAGGCCGTCGCCGTCGCGCTCGCCCAGGCCGGCGCCCGGCTCGCGCTCTCCGCGCGCACCGCGCCCGCGCTGAAGCCGACCGCCGACCTGGTGGGCCGGTACGGCGACACCCCGGCCCTGGTGCCGGGCGACCTCGCGGACACCGCGCAGGCCGTCCTCGTCGACCAGGCCGCCGACGCGCTGGGCGGCCTGGACATCGTGGTCCACTGCGCCGGCATCCTGCCCCTGAACCCCGACGGCAGCGCCCTGCTCGCCCCGCTCCAGCAGCTGCCCCAGCAGGCGTGGGACCAGGTGGTCGCCGTCAATCTCAACGCCACCGCCGCGATCTGCCGGCACGCCCACGCCCACCTCGCGCGGTCGGAGGCGGCCAGCCTGGTGCTGCTCTCCTCGGTGGCCGGGGTGGTGGGCGCGCCGCTGATGGAGGCGTACGCCGCCACCAAGGCCGCCCAGGTGTCGCTGGCCCGCAGCCTCGCGGTCGGCTGGGCCCGCACCGGGATCCGGGTCAACGCGCTGTGCCCCGGCTGGGTCCGCACCGACATGACGGCCGACGTCCAGGCCGTCCCCGCGCTCAGCGACTGGCTGCTGGCGCACGTGCCGATGGGGCGCTGGGCCGACCCGGAGGAGGTCGCGGCGGTGGCGCTCTTCCTGGCCTCGCCCGCCGCCGCCTTCCTCACCGGGCAGGCCGTGGTGCTGGACGGCGGCCTCTCGGTGCCCGACGGCGGCCTGGCCGGCATCCCCAAGCCGCCCTCCCCGCTCCCCGCGCCGTGA
- a CDS encoding beta-ketoacyl-ACP synthase 3 → MTGHRTAVIAGIGTALPPQVVTNAQVIARGGLETTDEWITTRTGIHRRRLAAPDVSTGDLATAGARAALAAAGPAAPRPDLLLLATTTPDRPCPATAPEVVHRLGLGPLPAFDLAAVCSGFLYALITATALVRAGSCRAPLVVAAEKYSAIIDPADRDTAPLFGDGAAAVLLRPGETTEPGAVLATDWGSDGGGSDLIAVAAGGSRLPVTGGLGPEDRYFRMRGRQVYAHAVRRMAASAGTALAATGWRPEEVRAFVGHQANQRILDAVADRLGIPEPSRFGNIREVGNTAAASVPLALADAAARGACPPGSPALLTAFGGGLTWASATLLWPQAPVCAADPEPRPSLGRLQEVGTP, encoded by the coding sequence GTGACCGGCCACCGCACCGCCGTGATCGCCGGCATCGGCACCGCCCTGCCGCCCCAGGTGGTGACCAACGCTCAGGTCATCGCCCGGGGCGGCCTGGAGACCACCGACGAGTGGATCACCACCCGGACCGGTATCCACCGCCGACGGCTGGCCGCCCCCGACGTCAGCACCGGCGACCTGGCCACCGCCGGCGCGCGAGCCGCGCTCGCGGCGGCCGGCCCGGCGGCGCCCCGGCCCGACCTGCTGCTGCTCGCCACCACCACCCCGGACCGGCCCTGCCCGGCCACCGCGCCGGAGGTCGTCCACCGCCTCGGCCTCGGGCCGCTGCCCGCGTTCGACCTGGCGGCGGTCTGCTCCGGCTTCCTCTACGCGCTGATCACGGCCACCGCCCTGGTCCGCGCCGGGAGTTGCCGCGCGCCCCTGGTGGTCGCGGCGGAGAAGTACTCGGCGATCATCGACCCGGCGGACCGCGACACCGCACCGCTGTTCGGCGACGGCGCCGCCGCGGTGCTGCTCCGCCCGGGGGAGACCACCGAGCCGGGGGCCGTGCTGGCCACCGACTGGGGCAGCGACGGCGGCGGGAGCGACCTGATCGCGGTGGCGGCCGGCGGTTCCCGACTCCCCGTCACCGGGGGCCTCGGGCCCGAGGACCGCTACTTCCGGATGCGCGGCCGCCAGGTCTACGCACACGCCGTGCGCCGGATGGCGGCCTCCGCCGGGACCGCGCTCGCCGCCACCGGCTGGCGCCCCGAGGAGGTCCGGGCCTTCGTCGGCCACCAGGCGAACCAGCGGATCCTGGACGCCGTCGCCGACCGCCTCGGCATCCCGGAGCCCAGCCGCTTCGGCAACATCCGCGAGGTGGGCAACACCGCGGCCGCCTCCGTGCCGCTCGCGCTCGCCGACGCGGCCGCGCGGGGCGCCTGCCCGCCCGGGTCCCCGGCCCTGCTCACCGCCTTCGGCGGCGGCCTCACCTGGGCGTCCGCCACGCTGCTGTGGCCGCAGGCGCCGGTGTGCGCGGCCGACCCCGAACCCCGACCCTCGCTCGGCCGCCTCCAGGAGGTCGGCACACCGTGA
- a CDS encoding acyl carrier protein: MNPVREHLVTLLVEKFDTPSEAIGDDAALGALDLDSLSRVELVVSLQEHWGVDLDDDRDSAADVTVGQLVDRVRTLLGDSAAQPGAPA; this comes from the coding sequence GTGAACCCCGTCCGTGAACACCTCGTCACCCTGCTCGTCGAGAAGTTCGACACCCCGTCCGAGGCGATCGGGGACGACGCCGCGCTCGGCGCCCTCGACCTCGACTCGCTCTCCCGGGTCGAACTGGTCGTCAGCCTCCAGGAGCACTGGGGCGTCGACCTGGACGACGACCGCGACTCCGCCGCAGATGTGACGGTCGGTCAGCTCGTCGACCGCGTCCGCACGTTGCTCGGCGACTCCGCGGCTCAGCCCGGGGCGCCCGCATGA
- a CDS encoding beta-ketoacyl-[acyl-carrier-protein] synthase family protein codes for MSAVRPPLAVTGIGLVTPAGPGVEPTWRGVLAGRATAAPDPALAGLPVGLSCRVPGDSAALPGVRRAWRLDRATHFAVAAAGAAVADAGLDPAGWDGARVAIVLGSAAGGLGSYEQAVTGFHGAGASGVPAVALSAFLPNMAAGQLAIELGVLGPVLHTATACASGATAIHTAALLLRAGACDIALAGGADAMVTPVCVSGFARMKALSRNPDPATAARPFDAGRDGFVIGEGAGFLVLERQADAAARRAPARALLVGAGTAADAYQPVAPHPEARGLEAAVRLALAEAGAGVDEVDHVNAHGTSTPLNDRAEARLIARVFGRQPPSVTSAKGVLGHTMGAAGAIEAALTVLSVQHQLVPATAGFATPDQDTGRIDLVHGAPRRQRLDLALSTSAGFGGHNTVLAFAPPAH; via the coding sequence ATGAGTGCGGTCCGTCCGCCGCTCGCCGTCACCGGGATCGGCCTGGTCACCCCGGCCGGTCCCGGCGTCGAGCCGACCTGGCGAGGCGTGTTGGCAGGTCGCGCCACGGCCGCGCCCGATCCGGCGCTGGCCGGCCTGCCCGTCGGCCTCTCCTGCCGGGTGCCCGGCGACTCCGCGGCGCTGCCCGGCGTCCGCCGGGCCTGGCGGCTGGACCGGGCCACCCACTTCGCCGTCGCGGCCGCCGGTGCGGCCGTCGCCGACGCCGGGCTCGATCCGGCCGGCTGGGACGGAGCCCGGGTGGCCATCGTGCTCGGCTCCGCCGCGGGCGGCCTGGGCAGCTACGAGCAGGCGGTCACCGGATTCCACGGCGCGGGTGCGTCCGGGGTGCCGGCGGTGGCGCTGTCCGCGTTCCTGCCGAACATGGCGGCCGGTCAACTCGCCATCGAGCTGGGCGTGCTGGGCCCCGTGCTGCACACCGCCACGGCCTGCGCCTCCGGTGCCACGGCGATCCACACCGCGGCCCTGCTGCTGCGCGCCGGGGCCTGCGACATCGCGCTGGCCGGCGGCGCCGACGCGATGGTCACGCCGGTCTGCGTCAGCGGGTTCGCCCGGATGAAGGCCCTGTCGCGCAACCCGGATCCGGCCACGGCCGCCCGTCCGTTCGACGCGGGCCGGGACGGCTTCGTGATCGGCGAGGGCGCGGGCTTCCTGGTGCTGGAACGCCAGGCGGACGCGGCGGCCCGCCGGGCGCCCGCCCGCGCCCTGCTGGTCGGCGCGGGGACGGCCGCCGACGCGTACCAGCCGGTCGCGCCGCACCCCGAGGCCCGTGGGCTCGAAGCGGCCGTCCGGCTCGCCCTGGCCGAGGCCGGCGCGGGCGTGGACGAGGTGGACCACGTCAACGCCCACGGCACGAGCACGCCGCTCAACGACCGGGCCGAGGCCCGCCTGATCGCCCGCGTGTTCGGCCGTCAACCCCCGTCCGTCACCTCCGCCAAGGGCGTGCTCGGGCACACCATGGGCGCCGCCGGAGCCATCGAGGCGGCCCTGACCGTGCTCTCCGTGCAGCACCAACTCGTTCCCGCCACCGCCGGGTTCGCCACGCCCGACCAGGACACCGGCCGGATCGACCTGGTCCACGGCGCGCCCCGCCGACAGCGCCTGGACCTGGCGCTCAGCACCTCGGCCGGCTTCGGCGGCCACAACACCGTGCTCGCCTTCGCCCCGCCCGCGCACTGA
- a CDS encoding alginate lyase family protein, with product MTQHPSSRPSSRRSLLKLAGAAGLGAGALTLSGTTGATAAAAPAFAHPGLLHAQADLDRIAAKVKAGAQPYLAGWQRLTANGHAQSTWKANPQATVHRGGAAPQNFPTLYNDVHAAYQNALRWRISGDHAHGDAARDILNAWSGTLKQVTGSADHFLAAGIQGYQFANAAELLRGYPGFDLGRFKTMMLQVFYPVCDSFLREHNGAFITNYYASWDLLALCCVFATGVLCDDRAKVDQAVDYYRTGAGNGSLPHAIPYAYPNGLAQFQESGRDQGHTTLSVGLMGALCEMAWNQGIDLYGEDDNRFLKGAEYVAKYNLGQDVPFTRLTFQQGAPGVWSGTVDDTAPAASGRGDLRPIWAMIQNHYVNRRGLAAPYTTAMAAKLAPEGGGGDYGPDSGGFDQLGFGTLAFTRDKAATPVSAPVPAAAPQGPPASPAASTSPSPTGSSPENLAFTGSTGLLPLTGAGLLAIGGGVLALRTRARRKGAHRG from the coding sequence GTGACCCAGCACCCCAGCAGCCGGCCGTCGAGCCGCCGCAGCCTGCTGAAACTCGCCGGCGCGGCCGGCCTCGGAGCCGGCGCCCTCACCCTGAGCGGCACCACCGGCGCCACGGCCGCCGCCGCACCCGCGTTCGCGCACCCCGGGCTGCTGCACGCCCAGGCGGACCTCGACCGGATCGCCGCCAAGGTCAAGGCCGGCGCCCAGCCGTACCTGGCGGGCTGGCAGCGGCTGACGGCCAACGGGCACGCGCAGAGCACCTGGAAGGCCAACCCCCAGGCCACGGTCCACCGGGGAGGCGCCGCCCCGCAGAACTTCCCCACCCTCTACAACGACGTCCACGCCGCCTACCAGAACGCGCTGCGCTGGCGGATCAGCGGCGATCACGCGCACGGCGACGCCGCCCGGGACATCCTCAACGCCTGGTCGGGGACGCTGAAGCAGGTCACCGGCAGTGCCGACCACTTCCTCGCCGCCGGCATCCAGGGCTACCAGTTCGCCAACGCGGCCGAACTGCTGCGCGGCTACCCCGGGTTCGACCTCGGCCGGTTCAAGACCATGATGCTGCAGGTCTTCTACCCGGTCTGCGACAGCTTCCTGCGCGAGCACAACGGCGCGTTCATCACCAACTACTACGCCAGTTGGGACCTGCTCGCGCTCTGCTGCGTCTTCGCCACCGGCGTGCTGTGCGACGACCGGGCCAAGGTCGACCAGGCCGTCGACTACTACCGGACCGGCGCGGGCAACGGCTCGCTCCCGCACGCCATCCCGTACGCCTACCCCAACGGCCTGGCCCAGTTCCAGGAGTCCGGCCGCGACCAGGGGCACACCACGCTCTCCGTCGGCCTGATGGGTGCGCTGTGCGAGATGGCCTGGAACCAGGGCATCGACCTCTACGGGGAGGACGACAACCGCTTCCTCAAGGGCGCCGAGTACGTCGCCAAGTACAACCTCGGCCAGGACGTCCCGTTCACCCGCCTGACGTTCCAGCAGGGCGCGCCCGGTGTCTGGTCGGGGACGGTGGACGACACCGCTCCCGCCGCCTCCGGCCGGGGCGACCTGCGCCCGATCTGGGCGATGATCCAGAACCACTACGTCAACCGGCGCGGGCTCGCCGCGCCGTACACCACCGCCATGGCGGCGAAACTCGCACCCGAGGGCGGCGGTGGCGACTACGGTCCGGACAGCGGCGGCTTCGACCAACTCGGCTTCGGCACACTGGCGTTCACTCGTGACAAGGCCGCCACACCCGTGTCGGCGCCGGTGCCCGCAGCTGCACCTCAAGGACCGCCGGCGAGCCCCGCCGCGTCCACTTCGCCGAGCCCGACCGGGAGTTCGCCCGAGAACCTCGCCTTCACCGGGTCCACCGGCCTGCTCCCGCTCACCGGCGCGGGCCTGCTCGCCATCGGCGGCGGCGTGCTGGCCCTGCGCACCCGGGCCCGCCGCAAGGGCGCGCACCGGGGGTGA